A genomic region of Christiangramia sp. OXR-203 contains the following coding sequences:
- a CDS encoding aminotransferase class IV yields the protein MINLNGNIVQDSEANLSVLNRGFAYGDSVFETIRVINGKIMFWEDHYFRLMASMRIMRMEIPSSFSPEFLEKEILSIVAENDLREKAARVRFAVYREEGGFYTPATRDIAYVMTVIEMENSFYLLNTEDYEIELFKDHYVGSGLLSTIKSNNRAVNVLGSIFAKENDYHNCLLLNEKKSVVEALNGNLFLVSGSKIKTPPLTDGVLNGIIRKQLLEIIKKTEDYELEEASISPFELQKADELFITNIAVGIQPVSKYRKKHYDSVVAKNLLSKLNVKARLG from the coding sequence ATGATCAATTTAAATGGCAATATAGTTCAGGATTCAGAAGCTAATCTTTCAGTTCTCAACAGGGGGTTTGCTTACGGAGATTCAGTTTTCGAAACTATTAGAGTTATTAATGGAAAAATAATGTTCTGGGAAGATCATTATTTCAGGTTGATGGCTTCTATGCGAATTATGAGAATGGAGATCCCATCCAGTTTCTCACCAGAATTCCTGGAGAAAGAAATTCTGAGCATCGTTGCTGAAAATGATCTTAGAGAAAAAGCTGCAAGAGTACGATTTGCTGTTTATCGCGAAGAAGGTGGTTTTTACACGCCTGCAACCAGGGATATCGCTTACGTGATGACGGTAATAGAGATGGAGAACTCGTTCTATCTTTTAAATACAGAAGATTACGAGATCGAATTATTTAAAGATCATTATGTGGGTAGCGGACTTTTATCAACGATCAAATCGAATAACCGTGCGGTAAATGTTTTGGGAAGCATCTTTGCTAAAGAAAATGATTACCACAACTGTTTGCTTCTTAATGAGAAAAAGAGCGTAGTGGAAGCTCTGAATGGTAATTTATTTCTAGTTTCAGGTTCCAAAATTAAAACGCCTCCACTTACAGATGGTGTTTTAAACGGAATTATTCGAAAACAACTACTTGAGATCATCAAGAAAACTGAAGATTACGAATTAGAAGAAGCTTCAATTTCGCCTTTCGAATTACAAAAAGCTGATGAGCTCTTTATTACTAATATTGCGGTTGGTATTCAGCCAGTTTCGAAATATCGTAAAAAACACTACGACTCAGTTGTAGCTAAAAACCTGCTTAGTAAGTTAAATGTAAAAGCGAGGTTAGGCTAA
- a CDS encoding START-like domain-containing protein produces MEEKTKYEMEFPIQASPSLLYQYISTPSGLSEWYADNVNSRGEFFTFIWEGSEEKAKLMSKKSDERIKFKWVEDEDSPYFFELRIQVDDITKDVSLMITDFAEEDEIDEGKMLWENMVSDLKQILGSA; encoded by the coding sequence ATGGAAGAAAAGACGAAATACGAAATGGAGTTTCCAATTCAAGCTTCTCCTTCGCTATTGTATCAATATATTTCAACTCCCTCAGGTTTAAGTGAGTGGTATGCAGATAACGTAAATTCCCGTGGGGAATTTTTTACTTTTATTTGGGAAGGTAGTGAGGAGAAAGCCAAACTAATGAGTAAGAAAAGCGATGAACGCATTAAGTTCAAGTGGGTTGAAGATGAAGATTCTCCATATTTTTTTGAATTAAGAATACAAGTGGATGATATTACTAAAGATGTTTCCCTGATGATCACAGATTTTGCTGAAGAGGACGAGATCGATGAAGGAAAAATGTTATGGGAAAATATGGTTTCAGATCTAAAACAGATATTAGGTTCGGCCTAG
- a CDS encoding helix-turn-helix domain-containing protein, producing MIENTLKFSEHKIRFGKHIRSLRERIVSLEYPNRNISQQELSDRRGLLSKKTIGEIERGEANPTFETLIALAIVLEVSVTELFDYN from the coding sequence ATGATTGAGAATACCTTAAAATTCAGTGAACATAAAATAAGATTTGGCAAGCATATAAGGTCATTAAGAGAAAGAATTGTTAGTCTTGAATATCCAAATAGAAATATTTCACAGCAAGAGCTGAGTGATCGAAGGGGCCTTTTATCTAAAAAAACTATAGGTGAAATAGAGAGGGGGGAGGCTAATCCTACTTTTGAAACATTAATAGCCCTGGCAATAGTTTTAGAGGTTTCAGTTACAGAGTTATTTGACTACAATTAA
- a CDS encoding Fic family protein: MSETNRIEYKRELSEGLEKEVVAFLNYREGGIIYIGIDKEGRTVGVQDADSNQLKIKDRLKNNIRPSALGLFDIVSEERDGKEILKIIVASGSEKPYHLKKYGMSEKGCFIRLGSAAEPMSQKQIEELFASRTRNSIGKIKAHRQDLNFEQLHIYYQEKQKPLNKQFRKNLELTTTDGDLNYAAYLLADENNLSVKVAKYKGDTRVDLMESNEYGYCSLVKATKSVLDKISLENRTITQITHKERKEHRLWNAIALREAIINAFVHNDYTREIAPKFEIFNDRIEITSAGSLPDGLSKNEFFEGFSIPRNKELMRIYKDLDLVEQLGSGIPRILESYNKECFRFSDNFLRMIFPAADEVYRDTQQVSPQVTPQVTPQVRDLLIVFKGEESRTELQKSLGLADRKNFRINYLNPALEEGLVELTIPDKPKSSKQKYRLTEKGRKARQE; the protein is encoded by the coding sequence ATGTCCGAAACCAATCGTATAGAATATAAGCGTGAACTTTCCGAAGGACTGGAGAAAGAAGTTGTGGCTTTTTTGAATTACAGAGAAGGTGGCATAATTTATATAGGCATAGATAAAGAAGGTAGGACAGTTGGCGTTCAGGATGCCGATAGCAACCAGTTAAAAATAAAAGACCGCTTAAAGAATAATATTCGTCCTTCAGCCCTCGGACTGTTTGATATTGTAAGCGAAGAAAGGGATGGGAAAGAAATTTTAAAGATTATTGTAGCCAGCGGTTCTGAGAAACCATACCATCTCAAAAAATACGGGATGAGTGAAAAAGGCTGTTTTATACGCCTGGGTTCTGCTGCAGAACCCATGTCGCAGAAACAAATTGAAGAACTTTTTGCCTCTCGTACCCGGAATTCCATAGGGAAAATAAAAGCCCATCGCCAGGATCTAAACTTTGAGCAGCTTCATATTTATTACCAGGAAAAACAAAAACCCCTTAATAAACAGTTCAGGAAGAATTTAGAGCTTACAACCACCGATGGTGATTTGAATTACGCAGCTTATTTGCTGGCCGATGAAAATAACCTTTCCGTAAAGGTCGCAAAATATAAGGGTGACACGCGAGTAGATTTAATGGAAAGCAACGAATACGGTTATTGTTCCCTTGTGAAAGCTACTAAGAGTGTACTGGATAAAATAAGTCTGGAAAACAGGACGATCACACAAATCACTCACAAAGAACGAAAGGAACATCGTCTTTGGAATGCTATTGCACTTAGGGAAGCAATTATAAATGCTTTTGTACATAATGACTATACCCGTGAAATAGCACCAAAATTTGAAATCTTTAATGATCGAATCGAAATAACTTCCGCAGGTTCTTTACCTGATGGCTTAAGTAAAAATGAGTTTTTTGAAGGCTTTTCAATTCCCCGGAACAAGGAGCTGATGCGTATTTATAAAGATCTGGACCTGGTAGAGCAATTAGGTTCGGGAATTCCCAGAATACTGGAATCGTACAACAAAGAATGTTTCCGTTTTTCTGATAATTTCCTTCGAATGATTTTTCCTGCCGCAGATGAAGTTTATAGGGATACCCAGCAAGTCTCCCCCCAAGTTACCCCGCAAGTAACCCCCCAAGTACGGGATCTTCTTATTGTTTTTAAGGGCGAAGAAAGTAGAACCGAATTGCAAAAATCATTAGGGCTTGCGGATAGAAAAAATTTTAGAATCAATTACTTAAACCCCGCTTTAGAAGAGGGTTTGGTAGAATTAACAATACCAGACAAACCCAAAAGCAGTAAACAGAAGTATAGGTTAACTGAGAAGGGAAGAAAAGCCAGACAGGAATGA
- a CDS encoding HU family DNA-binding protein: MNKTDLIDAMAENAGISKAAAKKALESFLENVEKSLKKGDRVSLVGFGSWSVSKRAAREGRNPQTGKTIKIAAKNVVKFKAGADLQKAVN; this comes from the coding sequence ATGAACAAAACAGATTTAATCGACGCAATGGCTGAGAATGCTGGAATTTCTAAGGCAGCAGCTAAAAAAGCATTGGAATCTTTTCTAGAAAACGTTGAAAAATCTCTTAAAAAAGGAGATAGAGTATCATTAGTAGGATTTGGATCTTGGTCTGTATCTAAAAGAGCTGCTCGTGAAGGAAGAAACCCACAAACCGGAAAAACTATCAAGATCGCTGCTAAAAACGTAGTGAAATTTAAAGCCGGAGCTGATTTACAAAAAGCTGTGAACTAA
- a CDS encoding class I SAM-dependent DNA methyltransferase — MAKKKTTKEKSIEESLWDAANKLRGSIEPSEYKHVVLGLIFLKFASDKFEVRREELVAEGKEKYLEMKDFYNMKNVFFLAETSRWNYLIKNAKQDDIALKIDTALNQIEKNNPSLKGALPDNYFSRLGLDKSKLSSLLDTINKIDTQKDKSQDIVGRVYEYFLSKFALAEGKGKGEFYTPKSIVNLIAEMIEPYKGIIYDPACGSGGMFVQSIKFIESHHGSKREISIYGQEYTNTTYKLAKMNLAIRGISANLGEKAADTFSNDQHKDLKADYIMANPPFNQKDWRGPQELIDDPRWQGYEVPPKSNANYGWILNMVSKLSDDGVAGFILANGALSGSGEEYKIRRKLVENNLVEAIVILPQNMFYTTNISVTVWILNRNKTAHSRSIGDEERNYRDRQEEVLFMDLRQIGEPFEKKFIQFNPKHIQDIAKTYHDWQQENTDYKDIPEYCYSATKAAIEKKDFSLVPSKYIEFVNRDENIDFDSKMAGLQSELTDLLQQEEQSKKELLDVFKELGYAIKL; from the coding sequence ATGGCAAAAAAGAAAACTACCAAAGAAAAATCTATTGAAGAAAGCCTGTGGGATGCTGCGAATAAATTACGTGGCTCCATCGAACCTTCAGAATACAAACATGTGGTGCTCGGGCTTATCTTCCTGAAATTTGCCAGTGATAAATTTGAAGTGCGCCGTGAGGAACTTGTTGCCGAAGGCAAAGAAAAGTACCTTGAAATGAAAGACTTCTACAATATGAAGAACGTCTTTTTCTTAGCAGAGACTTCTCGATGGAACTATCTTATTAAAAATGCGAAGCAAGACGATATTGCGCTAAAGATTGATACCGCGTTAAACCAGATCGAAAAGAACAACCCATCTCTAAAGGGTGCATTGCCGGACAATTATTTTTCCCGCTTAGGACTGGACAAAAGTAAATTATCGTCTCTTTTGGACACCATTAATAAAATAGATACTCAAAAAGACAAATCCCAGGATATCGTGGGGCGTGTATATGAATACTTTTTGTCCAAATTCGCTTTGGCGGAAGGAAAAGGAAAGGGAGAATTCTATACACCAAAGAGTATTGTAAATCTTATTGCCGAAATGATAGAACCCTATAAAGGAATAATTTATGACCCGGCTTGTGGTTCAGGTGGAATGTTCGTGCAGTCTATCAAGTTTATTGAAAGCCACCACGGGAGCAAACGGGAAATTTCAATTTACGGACAGGAGTACACCAATACTACTTACAAACTGGCAAAAATGAACCTTGCCATTCGGGGGATATCTGCTAATCTGGGTGAAAAAGCGGCCGATACCTTTAGCAATGATCAGCATAAAGATTTGAAAGCAGATTATATTATGGCTAACCCGCCCTTTAATCAAAAGGACTGGCGTGGGCCGCAGGAATTAATTGATGATCCTCGCTGGCAGGGTTATGAAGTGCCTCCAAAAAGCAACGCAAATTATGGTTGGATTCTTAATATGGTCTCCAAACTATCAGATGATGGCGTTGCCGGTTTTATTCTGGCAAATGGAGCTCTTTCCGGTAGTGGTGAAGAATATAAAATTAGGAGAAAGTTGGTGGAAAACAACCTGGTGGAAGCTATAGTGATTTTACCACAAAATATGTTTTATACCACTAACATAAGTGTAACCGTTTGGATCCTGAATAGGAATAAAACCGCACATTCACGTTCTATTGGTGATGAGGAACGCAATTACCGGGATCGGCAGGAAGAAGTGCTGTTTATGGATTTACGGCAGATCGGCGAGCCATTTGAAAAGAAATTCATCCAGTTTAACCCGAAGCACATCCAGGATATTGCAAAAACATATCACGATTGGCAACAGGAAAATACAGATTATAAAGATATCCCGGAATATTGCTACAGTGCCACCAAAGCAGCTATTGAAAAGAAGGATTTTTCCCTGGTACCCAGCAAATACATTGAATTTGTAAACCGGGATGAAAATATTGATTTTGATTCAAAAATGGCAGGCTTACAAAGCGAACTAACTGATCTATTACAACAGGAAGAACAATCTAAAAAGGAATTGTTGGACGTTTTTAAAGAGCTTGGGTATGCAATCAAACTATAA
- the fmt gene encoding methionyl-tRNA formyltransferase: MTDLRIVFMGTPEFAVKSLEAILEAGYNVVGVITAPDRPAGRGRKLRESAVKTFAVSKGLNVLQPTNLKSEEFQQELKQIDPNVQVVVAFRMLPESVWNYPEFGTFNLHASLLPQYRGAAPINWAIMNGEKETGISTFFLDEKIDTGAMIMQESVVIGEHENLETIHDRLMNKGSGLVVETLKAISEGTTKPVAQKDSGTLREAPKLNRENTKINWDKPLNEIYNHIRGLNPYPSAWCYLDNGDAQEQTVKIYDVISHNEEHDHFYGNVLIKEKQLLVAAKGGFIEIKQIQLPGKRKMETHSLLNGFKFSEKAKMR; the protein is encoded by the coding sequence ATGACTGATCTCAGAATAGTATTTATGGGCACTCCGGAATTTGCAGTGAAAAGCCTTGAAGCAATTCTTGAAGCCGGCTATAATGTTGTAGGAGTGATTACTGCTCCAGATAGACCAGCTGGTAGAGGAAGAAAGTTAAGAGAAAGTGCCGTAAAGACTTTTGCGGTTTCTAAAGGACTTAATGTTCTTCAACCTACTAATCTAAAATCTGAAGAATTTCAACAAGAGTTGAAGCAAATCGATCCTAATGTGCAGGTAGTCGTAGCATTTAGAATGCTGCCTGAATCTGTATGGAACTACCCTGAGTTTGGCACTTTCAATTTACATGCGAGCTTACTGCCTCAGTATCGCGGAGCTGCTCCAATTAACTGGGCGATAATGAATGGTGAAAAAGAAACTGGAATATCCACTTTCTTTCTGGATGAAAAAATTGACACCGGCGCCATGATCATGCAGGAATCTGTTGTTATAGGTGAACATGAAAACCTGGAGACCATACACGATAGATTGATGAACAAAGGGTCAGGACTGGTTGTAGAGACACTAAAGGCAATCTCTGAAGGGACGACTAAGCCAGTTGCCCAGAAAGATTCCGGAACGCTTAGAGAAGCTCCAAAATTGAATCGCGAGAATACCAAGATCAATTGGGATAAACCTTTAAATGAAATATACAATCATATACGCGGACTCAATCCCTACCCTTCTGCCTGGTGTTATTTAGATAATGGTGATGCGCAGGAACAGACTGTAAAAATTTACGATGTGATTAGCCACAATGAAGAACATGATCACTTCTACGGAAATGTTCTTATAAAAGAAAAGCAATTGTTGGTTGCGGCAAAGGGTGGATTCATTGAAATTAAACAGATTCAATTACCGGGAAAACGTAAAATGGAAACTCATTCACTTTTGAATGGCTTCAAATTTTCAGAAAAAGCAAAAATGCGCTAA
- a CDS encoding YqgE/AlgH family protein, giving the protein MIALKPTKGHLLVAEPSIIGDVSFNRSVVLLADHSENGSVGFILNKILDFTLKDLIPEIKGNFDVYNGGPVEQDNLYFIHKIPDLIPDSIEIAHGIYWGGNFEAVMELISKDLISDKQIKFFLGYSGWDAQQLDDELNSHSWVVTANEDNKDLLEKPYSSFWKDKMLELGGEYMLWSNSPENPSYN; this is encoded by the coding sequence ATGATTGCGTTGAAACCAACCAAAGGCCATCTTCTCGTTGCAGAACCATCCATAATTGGAGATGTCTCTTTTAATCGCTCGGTGGTTCTACTTGCTGACCATTCCGAAAACGGATCGGTAGGATTCATCCTGAACAAGATTCTTGATTTCACACTTAAAGATCTTATCCCTGAAATTAAAGGGAACTTTGATGTCTATAATGGAGGTCCTGTAGAACAGGACAACCTGTATTTTATTCATAAGATCCCCGATCTTATACCTGATAGTATTGAGATCGCTCATGGAATATATTGGGGTGGTAATTTCGAAGCTGTGATGGAACTTATTTCTAAAGATCTAATTTCAGATAAGCAAATTAAATTCTTCCTGGGATATTCTGGATGGGATGCTCAGCAGCTGGATGACGAGTTAAATTCTCATTCGTGGGTGGTCACTGCAAATGAGGACAACAAGGACCTTCTTGAAAAGCCCTACTCCTCTTTCTGGAAGGATAAAATGCTGGAATTAGGTGGAGAATATATGTTATGGTCCAACTCACCAGAGAACCCTTCTTACAACTAA
- a CDS encoding restriction endonuclease subunit S, whose protein sequence is MQSNYKPIGDYIQLVDERNKELNVPTLLGLSISKEFIPSVANTVGTNMRNYKIIRKNQFACSIMQVRRDGKMPVALLEDIEEAIISQAYPVFEIKDTEVLLPQYLMMWFSRSEFDRQATFHAVGGVRGSLEWEDFLAFELPIPSIEKQREIVREYNVVKNRIKLNEEINQKLEETAQALYKNWFVAFEFPNEEGNPYKSSGGKMVYNEELDKEIPEGWECVSFTEIVNIDGGGTPKTSVPEYWRGDIPFYTPGDLLNEYFVLKTVKHISNSGLKKCSSKLYPINTIFLTARGATIGGIAIAGVPMAMNQTCYAMTGKNINNYFVHQLCKNLIEKLKTEATGATFQALVTKDFEYTNVIFPKINLISLYGSKVKALYKVMWGIANQNEKLRLLRALLLSKMARVEKEKTSLAYE, encoded by the coding sequence ATGCAATCAAACTATAAACCTATTGGAGATTACATACAATTAGTTGATGAGCGGAATAAGGAATTAAATGTCCCAACACTTTTAGGCTTAAGCATATCAAAAGAATTTATTCCCTCTGTGGCAAATACGGTTGGGACAAATATGCGCAACTATAAAATCATCCGTAAAAATCAATTTGCCTGTAGTATTATGCAGGTAAGGAGAGATGGTAAAATGCCTGTGGCATTGCTTGAAGATATAGAGGAAGCTATTATTTCTCAGGCTTATCCGGTATTTGAAATTAAAGATACCGAAGTTTTACTGCCACAATATTTAATGATGTGGTTTTCCCGGTCTGAATTTGACAGGCAAGCTACTTTTCACGCTGTTGGTGGTGTACGAGGAAGCCTGGAATGGGAAGATTTCTTAGCTTTTGAACTCCCAATTCCTTCGATAGAAAAACAGCGCGAAATTGTAAGGGAATATAATGTGGTTAAAAACCGTATTAAATTAAATGAGGAAATAAACCAAAAGCTGGAAGAAACTGCGCAGGCTTTGTATAAAAATTGGTTTGTTGCTTTTGAATTCCCGAATGAAGAGGGGAATCCTTATAAATCTTCCGGTGGAAAAATGGTTTATAATGAGGAACTGGATAAGGAAATACCAGAAGGATGGGAGTGTGTGTCTTTTACGGAAATAGTAAATATAGATGGAGGAGGAACCCCTAAAACTTCTGTTCCTGAATATTGGAGGGGAGATATTCCATTTTATACTCCTGGTGATCTATTAAACGAATATTTCGTTTTAAAAACTGTTAAGCATATTTCCAACTCTGGACTGAAAAAATGTAGTAGTAAGTTATACCCTATCAATACAATTTTTTTAACTGCTAGAGGAGCAACAATTGGAGGAATAGCTATAGCAGGGGTTCCAATGGCGATGAATCAAACTTGCTATGCTATGACGGGTAAAAATATAAATAACTATTTTGTTCATCAACTGTGCAAAAACTTAATTGAGAAACTAAAAACAGAAGCTACAGGAGCTACTTTTCAGGCATTGGTGACTAAAGATTTCGAGTATACAAATGTAATTTTTCCAAAAATCAATCTTATTAGTTTATATGGAAGCAAAGTTAAAGCATTGTATAAAGTAATGTGGGGAATAGCCAATCAAAACGAAAAACTAAGGCTTTTACGTGCTCTTCTTCTTTCCAAAATGGCAAGAGTAGAAAAAGAAAAAACATCTCTTGCCTATGAGTAA
- a CDS encoding type I restriction endonuclease subunit R, with protein sequence MKFTETQLESVFANQLEQEGYKHQKGGTISRKEDEVLIESDLREFLLTRNRNNGITKNEVESIILKLKTLPASDLYESNKEFMRMLSDGFSLKREDRSQKDIWIYLIDYSEDNQNTYKFVNQLEITGTQKRIPDGILFINGIPVVVFEFKTAIQENTTIYDAYIQLTVRYQRDIPELFKYNAFCVISDGVNTKAGSFFAPYEFFYAWRRIAGLAKEVDGIDSMFTLIQGMLHQYRLRDIIKNFIYLPDSSKKDEKIVCRYPQYYAARALFENIQKVQKPNGNGKGGTYFGATGSGKSYTMLFLTRLLMKSDHFESPTIILITDRTDLDDQLTGQFTNAKAFIGDDAIVSAESRADLRKRIRGRESGGVFLTTIHKFTEDTELLTNRSNVICISDEAHRSQTNLDQKIKITEKGVQKTFGFAKYLHDSLPNATFVGFTGTPIDATLDVFGKVVDEYTMTESVIDEITVRIVYEGRAAKVALENRELKKIEEYYRVAEEEGANEYQVEESKKQSANINAILSDPDRLQAIAEDFVNHYEKRLEEGATVKGKAIFVCSSREIAYELYKNIIELRPEWAKVRKAEEGADLTEKDRKQLKPIQRIKMIMTRGKDDPKEMYDLLGTKEYRKELDRQFKNEKSNFKIAIVVDMWLTGFDVPFLDSIYIDKPIQQHNLIQTISRVNRKFQGKNKGLVVDYIGIKKQMNLALAKYNKGERQNFEDIEKSLKIVRDHLDLLARIFHKFDSTDYFHGDPLSQLNNLNQAVEYIQQTQELETRFMDLMKRLKAAYDICAGSEKLTQQERDYTHFYLAVKSIIFKLTRGNAPDTAQMNAKVREMIRNALASEGVEEIFKMGDQTNSQQDIFDEDYLAKIDKIKLPNTKIKLLQQLLARAIGEIKKVNKVKGVDFSKKMEGLVSRYNERKGDVLRGEVYEEMAEQLTDLIWQVQKEFSAGEKLGIDFEEKAFYDILRELCVKYDFQYPEHKLIELSKAIKDLVDEQAKFPDWSKRNDIKSALKVGLILLLDEHGYPPVERDEVYEEIFEQAENFKKNRAV encoded by the coding sequence ATGAAATTTACCGAAACACAACTGGAAAGTGTTTTTGCCAACCAGCTGGAACAGGAAGGTTATAAGCACCAAAAAGGAGGCACTATATCGCGAAAGGAAGATGAAGTGCTCATTGAAAGTGATCTTCGGGAATTTTTGTTGACGAGGAACCGGAACAACGGTATCACGAAAAATGAAGTGGAATCCATCATTCTCAAACTCAAAACTCTGCCGGCATCAGATCTTTATGAAAGCAACAAGGAGTTTATGCGAATGCTTTCTGATGGTTTTTCGCTAAAGCGGGAAGACCGTTCCCAAAAAGATATCTGGATCTATTTAATTGATTATTCAGAAGACAACCAAAATACTTATAAGTTCGTTAATCAGCTGGAAATTACCGGAACCCAAAAACGTATTCCTGACGGGATTCTTTTTATTAATGGAATTCCGGTAGTTGTTTTCGAATTCAAAACGGCGATTCAGGAAAATACCACCATTTATGACGCCTATATTCAATTAACAGTGCGTTACCAAAGGGACATACCTGAACTTTTTAAGTACAATGCATTTTGTGTAATTAGTGATGGTGTAAATACCAAAGCAGGTTCATTTTTTGCGCCTTATGAATTCTTTTATGCCTGGCGCAGGATCGCAGGATTGGCAAAAGAGGTTGACGGTATTGATAGTATGTTCACCCTTATCCAGGGAATGTTGCATCAATACAGGCTGCGGGACATCATTAAAAACTTTATTTATTTACCGGATAGCTCAAAAAAGGATGAAAAGATCGTGTGCCGCTATCCCCAGTATTATGCGGCAAGGGCTCTATTTGAAAATATTCAGAAAGTCCAAAAACCCAACGGAAACGGAAAAGGAGGCACCTATTTTGGGGCAACCGGTTCCGGAAAAAGTTATACCATGCTTTTCCTAACCCGGCTTTTAATGAAAAGTGATCATTTTGAAAGTCCTACTATTATTTTGATTACAGATCGAACCGATTTGGATGATCAGCTTACAGGGCAATTTACCAATGCCAAGGCCTTTATTGGGGATGATGCTATCGTAAGTGCAGAAAGCCGTGCAGACTTACGCAAACGGATTAGAGGAAGGGAAAGTGGTGGTGTGTTCCTTACCACTATACATAAGTTTACAGAAGATACCGAGTTACTTACGAATAGAAGCAATGTTATTTGTATATCTGATGAGGCTCACCGGAGCCAGACCAATCTTGACCAGAAAATAAAAATCACAGAAAAAGGGGTGCAGAAAACTTTTGGCTTTGCTAAATACCTTCACGATTCTTTGCCTAACGCTACTTTTGTAGGTTTTACCGGGACGCCAATCGATGCTACTTTAGATGTATTTGGGAAGGTGGTAGATGAATATACAATGACAGAATCTGTAATAGATGAAATTACAGTACGTATTGTATATGAAGGAAGGGCAGCGAAAGTGGCCCTTGAAAACAGGGAATTAAAGAAAATTGAGGAATATTACCGGGTAGCTGAGGAAGAAGGTGCGAATGAGTACCAGGTAGAAGAGAGTAAAAAGCAGTCGGCTAACATTAATGCCATTTTGAGTGATCCGGATCGTTTACAGGCCATAGCAGAAGATTTTGTCAATCATTATGAAAAAAGGCTAGAGGAAGGTGCTACCGTAAAAGGAAAAGCAATTTTTGTTTGTAGCAGTCGTGAAATAGCTTACGAGCTTTATAAGAACATCATCGAATTAAGACCGGAATGGGCAAAGGTTAGAAAGGCAGAAGAAGGTGCCGATTTAACTGAAAAAGACAGGAAGCAACTCAAGCCTATTCAGCGGATAAAGATGATCATGACAAGGGGAAAAGACGATCCAAAAGAAATGTATGATCTTTTAGGAACAAAAGAGTACCGGAAAGAGCTGGACCGTCAATTTAAAAATGAGAAATCGAATTTTAAAATTGCCATTGTCGTCGATATGTGGCTCACAGGTTTTGATGTGCCGTTTCTGGATAGTATCTATATCGATAAGCCCATCCAGCAACATAACCTTATCCAGACGATTTCCCGGGTAAACCGGAAGTTCCAGGGTAAAAACAAAGGACTGGTAGTAGATTATATTGGTATTAAGAAACAAATGAACTTAGCTCTTGCCAAATATAATAAGGGTGAGCGTCAGAATTTCGAAGATATTGAAAAGTCCCTGAAGATAGTTAGGGACCACCTTGATTTACTGGCCAGGATTTTTCACAAATTCGATAGTACCGATTATTTCCATGGAGATCCTTTAAGCCAGCTAAACAATCTTAACCAGGCCGTTGAATACATACAGCAAACCCAGGAGCTGGAAACACGTTTTATGGATTTGATGAAACGCCTGAAAGCCGCCTATGATATTTGTGCTGGAAGTGAGAAATTAACCCAACAAGAACGGGATTATACTCATTTTTACTTAGCTGTAAAGTCTATAATCTTTAAGCTCACCAGGGGAAATGCACCGGATACCGCCCAGATGAATGCCAAAGTAAGGGAAATGATCAGAAATGCTTTGGCAAGTGAAGGCGTGGAGGAGATCTTTAAAATGGGTGATCAAACCAATAGTCAGCAGGATATATTTGATGAGGATTATCTGGCAAAAATTGATAAGATCAAATTGCCCAATACTAAAATTAAACTTTTACAGCAGTTACTGGCCAGGGCTATTGGAGAGATTAAAAAAGTGAACAAGGTAAAAGGAGTAGATTTTTCTAAAAAGATGGAAGGCCTCGTCTCCCGATACAATGAGAGAAAAGGAGATGTATTACGCGGAGAGGTCTACGAAGAGATGGCAGAGCAGCTCACAGACCTAATCTGGCAGGTACAAAAGGAGTTTTCGGCCGGGGAAAAGTTAGGAATTGATTTTGAAGAAAAAGCTTTCTATGATATTTTAAGAGAGCTCTGTGTAAAGTATGATTTTCAATATCCCGAACATAAGCTCATCGAGCTTTCAAAAGCTATAAAAGATTTAGTGGATGAACAGGCGAAATTCCCGGACTGGAGCAAAAGGAACGACATTAAATCTGCCTTAAAAGTGGGGCTAATTTTATTACTCGATGAACACGGTTATCCGCCGGTGGAACGGGATGAAGTTTATGAAGAAATATTTGAACAAGCGGAGAATTTTAAGAAAAATAGAGCGGTGTAA